From Burkholderia pseudomultivorans, the proteins below share one genomic window:
- a CDS encoding SDR family NAD(P)-dependent oxidoreductase — translation MTAATLDRSTPKIAIVTGGSRGLGRNTVLHLAARGVRSIFTYRANRAEAEQVLAHTAEAGQPAIALQLDTGDIEAFGPFAEQVREALGAWGVDRFDFLVNNAGTSHHVPIAETTEADFDALYRVHFKGVFFLTQTLLPLIRDGGRIVNVSSGLTRIAMPGSAAYASMKGAVEVLTRYLAKELGPRRIAANVVAPGAIATDFSGGMVRDNPELNRRVAEWTALGRAGEPDDIGPMIASLLSDDNRWVNAQRIEVSGGMAI, via the coding sequence ATGACAGCAGCAACACTCGACCGTTCGACCCCGAAAATCGCGATCGTCACCGGCGGCAGCCGCGGGCTTGGCCGCAATACGGTCCTTCATCTCGCCGCGCGCGGCGTGCGCTCGATCTTCACCTATCGCGCGAATCGCGCCGAGGCCGAACAGGTGCTCGCGCATACCGCCGAAGCCGGCCAACCGGCGATTGCGTTGCAGCTCGATACGGGCGACATCGAAGCCTTCGGCCCGTTCGCGGAACAGGTCCGCGAAGCGCTCGGCGCATGGGGCGTCGACCGGTTCGACTTCCTCGTCAACAACGCAGGCACGTCGCATCACGTGCCGATCGCGGAAACGACCGAAGCCGATTTCGACGCGCTGTATCGCGTGCATTTCAAGGGCGTGTTCTTTCTGACGCAGACCCTGCTGCCGCTGATCCGCGACGGCGGACGCATCGTCAACGTCTCGTCCGGGCTCACGCGCATCGCCATGCCCGGCAGCGCGGCGTACGCGTCGATGAAGGGCGCGGTCGAGGTGCTGACGCGCTATCTGGCCAAGGAACTCGGCCCGCGCCGGATCGCGGCGAACGTCGTCGCGCCGGGCGCGATCGCGACCGACTTCAGCGGCGGCATGGTGCGCGACAACCCCGAGCTCAACCGGCGCGTCGCGGAATGGACGGCGCTCGGCCGCGCCGGCGAACCCGACGACATCGGACCGATGATCGCGTCGCTGCTGTCGGACGACAATCGCTGGGTCAATGCGCAGCGCATCGAGGTGTCGGGCGGCATGGCGATCTGA
- a CDS encoding AraC family transcriptional regulator codes for MSNELIERVARATGEQGGDGPFATPIDGVILLRSSREKLPAPLIMNPALCVVAQGAKWTTFGGRRYDYGPGRALVVSVEMPATSRVVKASETEPFLGIVIEFDLAVMRDVLERLDAPPQRAAGPIGHGVCVTDFDGPLADCVLRLMRLLETPAAIPVVAPLVMREICYWLLAGPHGGEVSRVVLANGHAQRVVAAIHALRDQFAEAVRIDELAAVAQMSPSAFHRQFKALTSMTPLQYQKQLRLLEARHLMVTGAANAETAAYRVGYESPSQFSREYARMFGAPPRRDVVTLKGVPAEG; via the coding sequence ATGTCGAACGAACTGATCGAGCGTGTCGCCCGCGCAACGGGCGAACAGGGCGGCGACGGGCCGTTCGCGACGCCGATCGACGGCGTGATCCTGCTGCGTTCCAGCCGCGAAAAACTGCCCGCGCCGCTGATCATGAATCCCGCGCTGTGCGTCGTCGCGCAGGGCGCGAAATGGACGACGTTCGGCGGCCGGCGCTACGACTACGGGCCCGGCCGCGCGCTGGTCGTCAGCGTCGAGATGCCGGCGACGAGCCGGGTCGTGAAGGCGAGCGAGACCGAACCGTTTCTCGGCATCGTCATCGAGTTCGACCTCGCCGTGATGCGCGACGTGCTGGAGCGTCTCGACGCGCCGCCGCAGCGCGCGGCCGGGCCGATCGGTCATGGCGTGTGCGTGACCGACTTCGACGGCCCGCTTGCCGACTGCGTGCTGCGCTTGATGCGGCTGCTGGAGACGCCGGCGGCGATTCCGGTCGTCGCGCCGCTCGTGATGCGCGAGATCTGCTACTGGCTGCTTGCGGGCCCGCATGGCGGCGAGGTCTCGCGCGTCGTGCTCGCGAACGGCCACGCGCAGCGGGTCGTCGCGGCGATCCATGCGTTGCGCGACCAGTTCGCCGAAGCCGTGCGAATCGACGAGCTGGCCGCGGTCGCACAGATGAGCCCGTCCGCGTTTCACCGTCAGTTCAAGGCGCTGACGTCGATGACGCCGCTGCAGTACCAGAAGCAGTTGCGGCTGCTCGAAGCGCGGCACCTGATGGTGACGGGCGCGGCGAATGCCGAAACGGCGGCGTACCGTGTCGGTTATGAAAGCCCGTCGCAATTCAGTCGCGAATATGCGCGGATGTTCGGTGCGCCGCCAAGACGCGATGTCGTCACGTTGAAAGGCGTGCCGGCTGAGGGCTGA